In the genome of Triticum urartu cultivar G1812 chromosome 5, Tu2.1, whole genome shotgun sequence, one region contains:
- the LOC125508770 gene encoding uncharacterized protein LOC125508770 yields the protein MDTGADHPRHRRLRKVSDLRTTAAAYPPPKRIRSGEEHNSCREDKISSLPNEILILIIDKLDARTATATTILSKQWRDLYTHSHIGYDLTVDDILPPRYHRLKQIVVEAKARYEAEKNALKSDGSYASRDWLYSFKDWRWKVCQLTPILQRYERWAMRRYVKRVNAFLLAPDNVQQRSIQKLRLQACGRSDFTDQWITEAIGRWGVEELELVIDNSSWRYDFRLLDGCKNVRLKRLVLSNCYHRFAPAPLTFQSLTSLTLCKESLRMLHVLDILGNCGQLVDLRLKDSGCRQPAFNIVIPNSQLKSLQLDNYNTVSVHLALVPCLETFACRGQPTIIRYGDVPRLRHVSLNFLQTGDNGKDDSSGSNRTYQLSKFFTGAPPSLEYLVLQLRGRQMWIEPTAIPVRLNHLNKLFIANVPMNWDTIWILCLVGAAPALESLHVHFDNNSEKASAAGSLDVQVEHHPYHHHLKELVVIGFNGAVWQTGFVKQIIQASPMLERAHLLDGHVVEDEDRELVGLEIVRRRREWHECERSEVLRVLADGISSPHLEIVLE from the exons ATGGACACGGGCGCAGATCATCCACGCCACCGCCGGCTCAGGAAGGTCTCCGATCTccgcaccaccgccgccgcaTACCCACCCCCGAAACGG ATCCGTTCGGGCGAGGAGCACAACAGTTGCCGCGAGGACAAGATCAGCAGCTTACCTAACGAGATATTAATCTTGATCATTGACAAGCTAGATGCACGGACAGCGACAGCCACCACTATCCTTTCGAAGCAATGGCGGGATCTCTATACACACTCGCACATAGGTTATGACCTTACGGTTGATGACATTCTCCCTCCACGGTACCACAGACTGAAGCAAATTGTGGTGGAGGCTAAGGCAAGGTATGAGGCAGAGAAGAATGCACTGAAGTCGGACGGCAGTTATGCTTCTAGAGACTGGTTATATTCCTTCAAAGACTGGAGGTGGAAAGTCTGTCAGCTAACACCCATCCTGCAACGTTATGAGCGTTGGGCCATGCGACGCTATGTTAAACGGGTGAATGCATTCCTTCTGGCCCCCGACAACGTTCAGCAACGTTCTATCCAGAAGCTGAGGCTTCAAGCCTGTGGGAGGAGCGATTTCACAGATCAATGGATCACGGAAGCGATTGGCAGATGGGGCGTTGAAGAATTGGAGCTTGTCATTGACAACTCTTCCTGGCGCTATGACTTCCGGCTGTTGGATGGATGCAAGAATGTGCGACTGAAACGGCTTGTGCTATCCAATTGTTATCATCGTTTTGCACCCGCCCCCTTGACGTTTCAGAGCCTCACATCACTTACTCTGTGCAAAGAAAGTTTACGCATGCTACATGTTCTTGATATTCTGGGAAACTGCGGGCAGCTGGTGGATTTGAGGCTGAAAGATTCTGGCTGTCGCCAACCTGCTTTTAATATCGTTATTCCCAACTCACAGTTAAAGAGTCTGCAATTGGACAACTACAACACTGTGAGTGTCCATCTGGCTTTGGTGCCTTGTCTTGAAACATTTGCTTGTCGTGGTCAGCCAACTATAATACGCTATGGCGATGTGCCTCGACTTAGGCATGTGAGTCTGAACTTCTTGCAAACTGGAGATAATGGCAAGGATGATTCCTCTGGTAGCAACAGGACATATCAACTAAGCAAATTCTTTACAGGGGCACCGCCATCTCTAGAGTACCTTGTTCTGCAGTTAAGAGGGCGTCAG ATGTGGATCGAACCAACCGCCATTCCTGTCCGGCTCAATCATCTCAATAAACTATTCATTGCAAACGTGCCAATGAACTGGGATACAATCTGGATTCTCTGCCTAGTTGGTGCCGCACCTGCCTTGGAGTCGCTCCATGTTCAT TTTGACAACAACTCGGAGAAGGCGAGTGCCGCAGGATCACTAGATGTGCAGGTGGAACACCATCCGTACCACCATCACCTGAAAGAACTCGTGGTCATTGGCTTCAACGGGGCGGTGTGGCAGACTGGCTTTGTGAAGCAGATCATCCAGGCATCGCCGATGCTGGAGCGCGCCCACCTGCTGGACGGGCACGTCGTGGAGGACGAAGATCGGGAGCTCGTTGGCCTGGAGATAGTCCGGCGCCGCCGGGAGTGGCACGAGTGTGAGAGATCGGAGGTGCTCAGAGTCCTGGCAGACGGGATCAGTTCGCCGCATCTTGAAATAGTTTTGGAATGA